From a single Accipiter gentilis chromosome 8, bAccGen1.1, whole genome shotgun sequence genomic region:
- the TRMT1L gene encoding TRMT1-like protein isoform X1, which produces MVLAEGASGVTRARPRSGAGDFLVSHSPPRCSPPGVPQPSPLPAAGRAGQGPGPREPEPRGALGSVGCASPPPPTAVRAGPPPLCLPAHLPLSAAPLPNKRRVGRAARPSTSTLLLSPAAGLSLEKMAAEEAAEASLALLSPERIQPAREDDDEESPEDGGETAALNGVVVPGKEKSNNLDVKVSESELETEGKGTEEESTRESDSSILDVSSDYPRERHISIQRHLADLEKLADLKEGEFTMAVSETTDLHVTDEKKPCPLCPEEKFKACYSHKLHRHLQNLHWKVSVAFEGYRMCICHLPCHPVKPNLIGDQTFAKMGAHYHCIICSATITRRTDMIGHINRHVNKGETESRFITIPAPKSSHEVLKESATDVQVLPNYSTPQKTDSYFNPKMKLNRQLIFCALAVLAEERKPIECLDAFGATGIMGLQWAKHLRSSVKVTINDCNENSVTMIQENCHLNKMKVKLHTKEQDYDEAMGDGGENSDTIEVTKMDANVIMHLRSFDFIHLDPFGTSVNYLDSAFRNVRNLGIVSLTSTDISSLYAKAQHVALRHYGCNIVRTEYYKELAARIVIAAVTRAAARCNKGIEVLLAVALEHFVLVVVRVLRGPSPADDSAKKIRYLIHCQWCEERIFQKEGNMVEENPYQQLPCDCHGSMPGKTAVVLGPLWSGALFNTGFLRRMLFEAVQYGLDEAQPLLKTLVCEADCTTLKHFSIHSLYDENKQEECGVYIKTPNTSAESYLVHGKRKSDEVIRNAAKRQKSENSAEHPAFYYNIHRHSIKGMNMPKLNKFLNYLSEAGYRVSRTHFDPMGVRTNAPLAQFKTILMKYSTPTYLGGQTEGPVHLPEDVKAEQVQAAADSKAEDAEFLEDDKSGITAAMFTKDYPTHCGAD; this is translated from the exons ATGGTGCTGGCGGAGGGGGCCTCAGGGGTAACCCGAGCACGGCCCCGCTCTGGGGCCGGAGACTTCCTTGTCAGCCACAGCCCTCCGCGCTGCTCACCTCCGGGCGTGCCCCAGCCCtcgcccctccccgccgcggggcgcgCTGGGCAAGGCCCAGGCCCCCGGGAGCCGGAGCCCCGAGGCGCTCTGGGAAGTGTAGGCTGTGCGAGCCCGCCTCCTCCCACCGCCGTACGTGCCGGGCCGCCGCCGCTGTGCCTCCCCGCCCACCTTCCCCTCAGCGCCGCCCCGCTCCCAAATAAGAGGCGTGTGGGTAGGGCGGCACGTCCCTCTACCTCGACTCTCCTGCTTTCGCCTGCTGCCGGGCTGTCCCTAGAGAAGATGGCAGCGGAGGAGGCTGCGGAGGCCTCGCTGGCGCTGCTGTCCCCCGAGCGGATCCAGCCGGCGCGGGAGGACGACGATGAGGAGAGCCCCGAAGACGGCGGCGAGACAGCAGCGCTCA ATGGCGTGGTTGtccctggaaaagagaaaagcaacaacCTGGATGTGAAAGTTAGTGAGTCAGAATtggaaactgaaggaaaaggaacTGAGGAAGAATCCACAAGGGAATCTGATAGCAGCATTTTGGATGTATCATCTGATTATCCAAGAG agagaCATATTTCAATTCAAAGACATCTTGCTGATCTAGAGAAACTAGCTGACCTGAAAGAAGGTGAGTTTACCATGGCAGTATCTGAGACCACAGATCTTCATGTTACag atgaaaagaaGCCTTGTCCATTGTGTCCTGAGGAGAAATTCAAAGCTTGCTATAGTCATAAACTCCATCGTCACCTTCAGAATTTGCACTGGAAAGTTTCTGTTGCATTTGAAG GGTACAGAATGTGCATCTGTCACTTACCTTGTCATccagtaaaaccaaacctcattGGAGACCAG acatttgCAAAGATGGGAGCCCATTACCATTGTATCATCTGTTCAGCAACTATCACACGAAGAACTGACATGATAGGTCATATTAATCGTCATGTGAATAAAGGAGAAACTGAATCAAGGTTTATTACAA TTCCTGCTCCCAAGTCTTCTCATGAAGTGCTGAAAGAGTCGGCCACAGATGTCCAGGTTCTTCCCAACTACTCCACACCTCAGAAAACAGATTCCTATTTTAATCCTAAAATGAAACTCAACAG gcaattgaTATTCTGCGCACTAGCTGTTCTAGCTGAGGAACGTAAACCGATAGAATGTTTGGATGCTTTCGGTGCCACTG GTATAATGGGATTACAATGGGCAAAGCATCTCAGAAGTTCTGTGAAGGTTACAATTAATGATTGTAATGAAAATTCTGTGACAATGATTCAGGAAAACTGCCATTTAAACAAAATGAAGGTGAAACTCCACACTAAGGAACAAGATTATGATGAAGCTAtgggagatggaggagaaaatagtGACACCATTGAGGTGACAAAAATGGATGCCAATGTTATAATGCATTTGAGATCATTTGATTTTAT cCATTTGGATCCCTTCGGAACTTCTGTGAATTATCTGGATTCTGCCTTTAGAAATGTGAGAAATCTTGGAATTGTGTCACTCACGTCCACAGACATCAGTTCTCTGTACGCAAAGGCTCAACACGTTGCCCTGCGTCATTACGGATGTAATATTGTCAGAACTGAGTACTACAAGGAACTGGCAGCCAGGATAGTAATTGCTGCTGTGACAAG AGCTGCAGCTCGCTGTAACAAGGGCATTGAAGTTTTACTTGCAGTAGCTCTAGAACATTTTGTTCTAGTAGTGGTCAGAGTTTTAAGGGGGCCATCCCCTGCGGATgattcagcaaagaaaataagataCCTCATCCATTGCCAATGGTGCGAAGAGAGAATTTTTCAGAAAGAGGGTAATATGGTAGAAG AAAACCCTTATCAGCAGCTCCCTTGTGATTGTCACGGCAGTATGCCTGGAAAGACAGCAGTAGTTCTTGGTCCACTCTG GTCAGGAGCCCTCTTTAACACTGGATTCCTCAGAAGAATGCTGTTTGAGGCTGTCCAGTATGGTTTGGATGAAGCTCAGCCACTTTTGAAGACATTAGTTTGTGAAGCAGACTGcacaactttaaaacatttttctatcCATAGTCTTTATGATGAGAACAAACAAG AAGAGTGTGGCGTATATATTAAAACACCAAATACTTCTGCAGAATCCTACTTGGTACATG gaaaaagaaaaagcgaTGAAGTGATTCGAAATGCAGCCAAGAGACAAAAATCTGAGAACAGTGCTGAGCATCCTGCATTTTACTACAATATCCACAGACACAGTATTAAAGGGATGAATATGCCAAA gttaaataagttcttaaactATCTCTCTGAAGCTGGATACAGAGTAAGCAGAACCCACTTTGATCCTATGGGAGTTCGCACGAATGCACCCTTGGCACAGTTTAAGACTATTCTTATGAAGTACAGCACTCCCACATACCTGGGGGGGCAGACAGAAGGCCCTGTCCATCTTCCTGAAGATGTTAAGGCAGAACAGGTTCAGGCTGCTGCAGACAGCAAGGCAgaagatgctgagtttctggaagATGATAAATCTGGAATTACTGCCGCCATGTTCACAAAAGACTACCCTACTCACTGTGGAGCCGATTAA
- the TRMT1L gene encoding TRMT1-like protein isoform X2, translating to MVLAEGASGVTRARPRSGAGDFLVSHSPPRCSPPGVPQPSPLPAAGRAGQGPGPREPEPRGALGSVGCASPPPPTAVRAGPPPLCLPAHLPLSAAPLPNKRRVGRAARPSTSTLLLSPAAGLSLEKMAAEEAAEASLALLSPERIQPAREDDDEESPEDGGETAALNGVVVPGKEKSNNLDVKVSESELETEGKGTEEESTRESDSSILDVSSDYPRERHISIQRHLADLEKLADLKEDEKKPCPLCPEEKFKACYSHKLHRHLQNLHWKVSVAFEGYRMCICHLPCHPVKPNLIGDQTFAKMGAHYHCIICSATITRRTDMIGHINRHVNKGETESRFITIPAPKSSHEVLKESATDVQVLPNYSTPQKTDSYFNPKMKLNRQLIFCALAVLAEERKPIECLDAFGATGIMGLQWAKHLRSSVKVTINDCNENSVTMIQENCHLNKMKVKLHTKEQDYDEAMGDGGENSDTIEVTKMDANVIMHLRSFDFIHLDPFGTSVNYLDSAFRNVRNLGIVSLTSTDISSLYAKAQHVALRHYGCNIVRTEYYKELAARIVIAAVTRAAARCNKGIEVLLAVALEHFVLVVVRVLRGPSPADDSAKKIRYLIHCQWCEERIFQKEGNMVEENPYQQLPCDCHGSMPGKTAVVLGPLWSGALFNTGFLRRMLFEAVQYGLDEAQPLLKTLVCEADCTTLKHFSIHSLYDENKQEECGVYIKTPNTSAESYLVHGKRKSDEVIRNAAKRQKSENSAEHPAFYYNIHRHSIKGMNMPKLNKFLNYLSEAGYRVSRTHFDPMGVRTNAPLAQFKTILMKYSTPTYLGGQTEGPVHLPEDVKAEQVQAAADSKAEDAEFLEDDKSGITAAMFTKDYPTHCGAD from the exons ATGGTGCTGGCGGAGGGGGCCTCAGGGGTAACCCGAGCACGGCCCCGCTCTGGGGCCGGAGACTTCCTTGTCAGCCACAGCCCTCCGCGCTGCTCACCTCCGGGCGTGCCCCAGCCCtcgcccctccccgccgcggggcgcgCTGGGCAAGGCCCAGGCCCCCGGGAGCCGGAGCCCCGAGGCGCTCTGGGAAGTGTAGGCTGTGCGAGCCCGCCTCCTCCCACCGCCGTACGTGCCGGGCCGCCGCCGCTGTGCCTCCCCGCCCACCTTCCCCTCAGCGCCGCCCCGCTCCCAAATAAGAGGCGTGTGGGTAGGGCGGCACGTCCCTCTACCTCGACTCTCCTGCTTTCGCCTGCTGCCGGGCTGTCCCTAGAGAAGATGGCAGCGGAGGAGGCTGCGGAGGCCTCGCTGGCGCTGCTGTCCCCCGAGCGGATCCAGCCGGCGCGGGAGGACGACGATGAGGAGAGCCCCGAAGACGGCGGCGAGACAGCAGCGCTCA ATGGCGTGGTTGtccctggaaaagagaaaagcaacaacCTGGATGTGAAAGTTAGTGAGTCAGAATtggaaactgaaggaaaaggaacTGAGGAAGAATCCACAAGGGAATCTGATAGCAGCATTTTGGATGTATCATCTGATTATCCAAGAG agagaCATATTTCAATTCAAAGACATCTTGCTGATCTAGAGAAACTAGCTGACCTGAAAGAAG atgaaaagaaGCCTTGTCCATTGTGTCCTGAGGAGAAATTCAAAGCTTGCTATAGTCATAAACTCCATCGTCACCTTCAGAATTTGCACTGGAAAGTTTCTGTTGCATTTGAAG GGTACAGAATGTGCATCTGTCACTTACCTTGTCATccagtaaaaccaaacctcattGGAGACCAG acatttgCAAAGATGGGAGCCCATTACCATTGTATCATCTGTTCAGCAACTATCACACGAAGAACTGACATGATAGGTCATATTAATCGTCATGTGAATAAAGGAGAAACTGAATCAAGGTTTATTACAA TTCCTGCTCCCAAGTCTTCTCATGAAGTGCTGAAAGAGTCGGCCACAGATGTCCAGGTTCTTCCCAACTACTCCACACCTCAGAAAACAGATTCCTATTTTAATCCTAAAATGAAACTCAACAG gcaattgaTATTCTGCGCACTAGCTGTTCTAGCTGAGGAACGTAAACCGATAGAATGTTTGGATGCTTTCGGTGCCACTG GTATAATGGGATTACAATGGGCAAAGCATCTCAGAAGTTCTGTGAAGGTTACAATTAATGATTGTAATGAAAATTCTGTGACAATGATTCAGGAAAACTGCCATTTAAACAAAATGAAGGTGAAACTCCACACTAAGGAACAAGATTATGATGAAGCTAtgggagatggaggagaaaatagtGACACCATTGAGGTGACAAAAATGGATGCCAATGTTATAATGCATTTGAGATCATTTGATTTTAT cCATTTGGATCCCTTCGGAACTTCTGTGAATTATCTGGATTCTGCCTTTAGAAATGTGAGAAATCTTGGAATTGTGTCACTCACGTCCACAGACATCAGTTCTCTGTACGCAAAGGCTCAACACGTTGCCCTGCGTCATTACGGATGTAATATTGTCAGAACTGAGTACTACAAGGAACTGGCAGCCAGGATAGTAATTGCTGCTGTGACAAG AGCTGCAGCTCGCTGTAACAAGGGCATTGAAGTTTTACTTGCAGTAGCTCTAGAACATTTTGTTCTAGTAGTGGTCAGAGTTTTAAGGGGGCCATCCCCTGCGGATgattcagcaaagaaaataagataCCTCATCCATTGCCAATGGTGCGAAGAGAGAATTTTTCAGAAAGAGGGTAATATGGTAGAAG AAAACCCTTATCAGCAGCTCCCTTGTGATTGTCACGGCAGTATGCCTGGAAAGACAGCAGTAGTTCTTGGTCCACTCTG GTCAGGAGCCCTCTTTAACACTGGATTCCTCAGAAGAATGCTGTTTGAGGCTGTCCAGTATGGTTTGGATGAAGCTCAGCCACTTTTGAAGACATTAGTTTGTGAAGCAGACTGcacaactttaaaacatttttctatcCATAGTCTTTATGATGAGAACAAACAAG AAGAGTGTGGCGTATATATTAAAACACCAAATACTTCTGCAGAATCCTACTTGGTACATG gaaaaagaaaaagcgaTGAAGTGATTCGAAATGCAGCCAAGAGACAAAAATCTGAGAACAGTGCTGAGCATCCTGCATTTTACTACAATATCCACAGACACAGTATTAAAGGGATGAATATGCCAAA gttaaataagttcttaaactATCTCTCTGAAGCTGGATACAGAGTAAGCAGAACCCACTTTGATCCTATGGGAGTTCGCACGAATGCACCCTTGGCACAGTTTAAGACTATTCTTATGAAGTACAGCACTCCCACATACCTGGGGGGGCAGACAGAAGGCCCTGTCCATCTTCCTGAAGATGTTAAGGCAGAACAGGTTCAGGCTGCTGCAGACAGCAAGGCAgaagatgctgagtttctggaagATGATAAATCTGGAATTACTGCCGCCATGTTCACAAAAGACTACCCTACTCACTGTGGAGCCGATTAA
- the TRMT1L gene encoding TRMT1-like protein isoform X3 has protein sequence MAVSETTDLHVTDEKKPCPLCPEEKFKACYSHKLHRHLQNLHWKVSVAFEGYRMCICHLPCHPVKPNLIGDQTFAKMGAHYHCIICSATITRRTDMIGHINRHVNKGETESRFITIPAPKSSHEVLKESATDVQVLPNYSTPQKTDSYFNPKMKLNRQLIFCALAVLAEERKPIECLDAFGATGIMGLQWAKHLRSSVKVTINDCNENSVTMIQENCHLNKMKVKLHTKEQDYDEAMGDGGENSDTIEVTKMDANVIMHLRSFDFIHLDPFGTSVNYLDSAFRNVRNLGIVSLTSTDISSLYAKAQHVALRHYGCNIVRTEYYKELAARIVIAAVTRAAARCNKGIEVLLAVALEHFVLVVVRVLRGPSPADDSAKKIRYLIHCQWCEERIFQKEGNMVEENPYQQLPCDCHGSMPGKTAVVLGPLWSGALFNTGFLRRMLFEAVQYGLDEAQPLLKTLVCEADCTTLKHFSIHSLYDENKQEECGVYIKTPNTSAESYLVHGKRKSDEVIRNAAKRQKSENSAEHPAFYYNIHRHSIKGMNMPKLNKFLNYLSEAGYRVSRTHFDPMGVRTNAPLAQFKTILMKYSTPTYLGGQTEGPVHLPEDVKAEQVQAAADSKAEDAEFLEDDKSGITAAMFTKDYPTHCGAD, from the exons ATGGCAGTATCTGAGACCACAGATCTTCATGTTACag atgaaaagaaGCCTTGTCCATTGTGTCCTGAGGAGAAATTCAAAGCTTGCTATAGTCATAAACTCCATCGTCACCTTCAGAATTTGCACTGGAAAGTTTCTGTTGCATTTGAAG GGTACAGAATGTGCATCTGTCACTTACCTTGTCATccagtaaaaccaaacctcattGGAGACCAG acatttgCAAAGATGGGAGCCCATTACCATTGTATCATCTGTTCAGCAACTATCACACGAAGAACTGACATGATAGGTCATATTAATCGTCATGTGAATAAAGGAGAAACTGAATCAAGGTTTATTACAA TTCCTGCTCCCAAGTCTTCTCATGAAGTGCTGAAAGAGTCGGCCACAGATGTCCAGGTTCTTCCCAACTACTCCACACCTCAGAAAACAGATTCCTATTTTAATCCTAAAATGAAACTCAACAG gcaattgaTATTCTGCGCACTAGCTGTTCTAGCTGAGGAACGTAAACCGATAGAATGTTTGGATGCTTTCGGTGCCACTG GTATAATGGGATTACAATGGGCAAAGCATCTCAGAAGTTCTGTGAAGGTTACAATTAATGATTGTAATGAAAATTCTGTGACAATGATTCAGGAAAACTGCCATTTAAACAAAATGAAGGTGAAACTCCACACTAAGGAACAAGATTATGATGAAGCTAtgggagatggaggagaaaatagtGACACCATTGAGGTGACAAAAATGGATGCCAATGTTATAATGCATTTGAGATCATTTGATTTTAT cCATTTGGATCCCTTCGGAACTTCTGTGAATTATCTGGATTCTGCCTTTAGAAATGTGAGAAATCTTGGAATTGTGTCACTCACGTCCACAGACATCAGTTCTCTGTACGCAAAGGCTCAACACGTTGCCCTGCGTCATTACGGATGTAATATTGTCAGAACTGAGTACTACAAGGAACTGGCAGCCAGGATAGTAATTGCTGCTGTGACAAG AGCTGCAGCTCGCTGTAACAAGGGCATTGAAGTTTTACTTGCAGTAGCTCTAGAACATTTTGTTCTAGTAGTGGTCAGAGTTTTAAGGGGGCCATCCCCTGCGGATgattcagcaaagaaaataagataCCTCATCCATTGCCAATGGTGCGAAGAGAGAATTTTTCAGAAAGAGGGTAATATGGTAGAAG AAAACCCTTATCAGCAGCTCCCTTGTGATTGTCACGGCAGTATGCCTGGAAAGACAGCAGTAGTTCTTGGTCCACTCTG GTCAGGAGCCCTCTTTAACACTGGATTCCTCAGAAGAATGCTGTTTGAGGCTGTCCAGTATGGTTTGGATGAAGCTCAGCCACTTTTGAAGACATTAGTTTGTGAAGCAGACTGcacaactttaaaacatttttctatcCATAGTCTTTATGATGAGAACAAACAAG AAGAGTGTGGCGTATATATTAAAACACCAAATACTTCTGCAGAATCCTACTTGGTACATG gaaaaagaaaaagcgaTGAAGTGATTCGAAATGCAGCCAAGAGACAAAAATCTGAGAACAGTGCTGAGCATCCTGCATTTTACTACAATATCCACAGACACAGTATTAAAGGGATGAATATGCCAAA gttaaataagttcttaaactATCTCTCTGAAGCTGGATACAGAGTAAGCAGAACCCACTTTGATCCTATGGGAGTTCGCACGAATGCACCCTTGGCACAGTTTAAGACTATTCTTATGAAGTACAGCACTCCCACATACCTGGGGGGGCAGACAGAAGGCCCTGTCCATCTTCCTGAAGATGTTAAGGCAGAACAGGTTCAGGCTGCTGCAGACAGCAAGGCAgaagatgctgagtttctggaagATGATAAATCTGGAATTACTGCCGCCATGTTCACAAAAGACTACCCTACTCACTGTGGAGCCGATTAA